The Desulfovibrio sp. X2 genome has a segment encoding these proteins:
- the msrA gene encoding peptide-methionine (S)-S-oxide reductase MsrA, protein MFLARQASFWLFALAVVLGLGLCCGAAQAKVTAQDLKPRPGESVATFAGGCFWCTEADFEKVPGVTRVYSGFSGGTEVNPTYEENSAGLTHHLESVQVFFDPKKVSYEQLVDYFWHHIDPTDPGGQFVDRGKQYRSAIFYHDEKQKEIAEASKERLAASKVFGDKPIVTEIRPYTAFYPAEDYHQQYARKNPLRYRYYRFGSGRDQFLEKVWGDQGKITALPVPPPGPPFVKPSREELEKKLTPMQFEITQNDGTEPPFKNEYWDNHRPGIYVDVVSGEPLFSSTDKFDSGTGWPSFTKPLEPGNVVERHHGTLFNQRVEVRSRFADSHLGDVFMDGPPPTHLRYCIDSAALRFIPKADLQKDGYGKYLSLFK, encoded by the coding sequence ATGTTCCTCGCACGACAGGCATCGTTCTGGTTGTTCGCCCTGGCCGTGGTCCTCGGCCTGGGGCTTTGCTGCGGCGCGGCGCAGGCCAAGGTCACGGCGCAGGACCTGAAGCCGAGGCCCGGCGAGAGCGTGGCCACCTTCGCGGGCGGCTGCTTCTGGTGCACCGAGGCCGATTTCGAGAAGGTGCCCGGCGTGACGCGGGTCTACTCGGGCTTTTCAGGCGGCACGGAGGTCAACCCGACCTACGAGGAGAACTCGGCGGGCCTGACCCACCACCTGGAGAGCGTGCAGGTCTTCTTCGACCCGAAGAAGGTCAGCTACGAGCAGCTCGTGGACTACTTCTGGCACCACATCGACCCCACCGACCCCGGCGGCCAGTTCGTGGACCGCGGCAAGCAGTACCGCTCTGCCATCTTCTACCACGACGAGAAGCAGAAGGAGATCGCCGAGGCCTCCAAGGAGCGGCTGGCCGCCTCCAAGGTCTTCGGCGACAAGCCCATCGTCACCGAGATCAGGCCCTACACCGCCTTCTACCCGGCCGAGGACTACCACCAGCAGTACGCCAGGAAGAATCCCCTGCGCTACCGCTACTACCGCTTCGGCTCGGGCCGCGACCAGTTCCTGGAGAAGGTCTGGGGCGACCAGGGCAAGATAACCGCCCTGCCCGTGCCCCCGCCGGGGCCCCCGTTCGTCAAGCCCAGCCGCGAGGAGCTCGAGAAGAAGCTCACGCCCATGCAGTTCGAGATCACCCAGAACGACGGCACCGAGCCGCCCTTCAAGAACGAGTACTGGGACAACCACCGCCCCGGCATCTACGTGGACGTGGTCTCGGGCGAGCCCCTGTTCAGCTCCACGGACAAGTTCGACTCCGGCACCGGCTGGCCGAGCTTCACCAAGCCGCTCGAGCCCGGCAACGTCGTGGAGCGCCACCACGGCACCCTCTTCAACCAGCGCGTGGAGGTGCGCAGCCGCTTCGCCGACTCCCACCTGGGCGACGTCTTCATGGACGGCCCCCCGCCCACCCACCTCCGCTACTGCATCGACTCCGCGG
- a CDS encoding tautomerase family protein, translating to MAFEESQDAKGGRGGLTGRTVELKQKIYTALADGLEKALGIPRADVMVNLVEVVKENCSFGEGVAQYA from the coding sequence ATAGCGTTTGAAGAGAGCCAGGATGCGAAGGGGGGCAGGGGAGGCCTGACCGGCCGCACCGTAGAACTCAAGCAGAAGATCTACACGGCCCTAGCCGACGGGCTCGAGAAGGCGCTCGGCATCCCGAGGGCCGACGTGATGGTGAACCTCGTGGAGGTGGTCAAGGAGAACTGCTCCTTCGGCGAAGGCGTGGCGCAGTATGCCTGA